A stretch of Methylogaea oryzae DNA encodes these proteins:
- a CDS encoding DUF3782 domain-containing protein, with protein MAETTARDTSMADLRALLADLMRTQQETSQAQKETDRQIKELKQQIGGLGNKFGSFTEGLALPSMEKRLRERFGMEVVSPSVRASKGGEHLEIDVLAYANGAVNAVYVVEVKSHLREEAVEQLLSILARFGHFFPEHKHKKLYGILAAVDAPAGLKEKVLRHGLYLARIHDDVFELETPDDFQPRCFNN; from the coding sequence ATGGCGGAAACCACGGCACGCGATACCAGCATGGCCGATTTGCGGGCGCTGCTGGCGGACTTGATGAGGACCCAGCAAGAAACCTCGCAGGCGCAAAAGGAAACCGACCGGCAAATCAAAGAGCTGAAACAGCAAATCGGCGGCCTGGGCAACAAATTCGGCAGCTTTACCGAAGGCTTGGCGCTGCCGTCCATGGAAAAGCGGCTGCGCGAGCGTTTCGGCATGGAAGTGGTCAGCCCCAGCGTGCGGGCCAGCAAAGGCGGCGAGCATTTGGAAATCGACGTGCTGGCCTATGCCAACGGCGCGGTCAACGCCGTGTATGTGGTGGAAGTGAAAAGCCATCTGCGCGAGGAAGCCGTCGAGCAACTGCTGTCCATCCTGGCCCGTTTCGGCCATTTCTTCCCCGAGCATAAACACAAAAAGCTCTACGGCATCCTGGCGGCGGTGGACGCGCCCGCCGGCCTCAAGGAAAAAGTATTGCGCCACGGCCTGTACCTGGCGCGCATCCACGACGACGTATTCGAACTGGAAACGCCCGACGATTTTCAACCGCGCTGTTTCAACAACTGA
- the uvrB gene encoding excinuclease ABC subunit UvrB — MDKRFIVSRTIITEDGPFQQAYTGKPFKLQSRYTPAGDQPAAIAKLVEGLSHGEAHQTLLGVTGSGKTFTMANVIERVQRPALVLAPNKTLAAQLYGEMKEFFPENSVEYFVSYYDYYQPEAYVPSSDTYIEKDSSLNEHIEQMRLSATKAILERHDTVIVATVSAIYGLGEPASYFEMVLHLMRGEMIEQRTLLRRLTELQYARNDTELKRGTFRVRGEVIDVFPAESEKEAVRIELFDDEIERLSLFDPLTGEILSRIARFTVYPKTHYVTPRDKLLDAVENIKVELRQRLEQLYAENKLVEAQRLEQRTLFDIEMILEVGYCSGIENYSRHLSSRGPGQPPPTLFDYLPDDALIFVDESHVTVPQVGAMYKGDRSRKETLVNYGFRLPSALDNRPLKFEEFEDRGHQRIYISATPAKYELEHSGGAVVEQVVRPTGLVDPEVEIRPASSQVQDLLGEVRQRVAKDQRVLVTTLTKRMAEDLTEYLMDHDVKVRYLHSDVETVERVEIIRDLRLGKFDVLVGINLLREGLDIPEVSLVAILDADKEGFLRSTVSLIQTIGRAARNVHGRAILYADKLTGSIERALEETERRRHKQIEHNQTHGIVPTSATRNVSDILELAIPGQGPADAPRKARKVAEPQAEYKVRKPAEAAKLIKQLEEKMYKHAKDLEFEEAAKLRDEIHQLRETFFSPE, encoded by the coding sequence ATGGACAAACGCTTCATCGTCAGCCGCACCATCATCACCGAGGACGGCCCCTTCCAACAGGCCTACACCGGCAAACCCTTCAAGCTGCAAAGCCGCTACACGCCGGCCGGCGACCAGCCCGCGGCCATAGCCAAACTGGTGGAAGGGCTGAGCCACGGCGAAGCCCACCAGACCCTGCTGGGCGTCACCGGTTCCGGCAAGACTTTCACCATGGCCAACGTCATCGAGCGGGTGCAGCGCCCGGCCCTGGTGCTGGCGCCCAACAAGACCCTGGCGGCGCAGCTTTACGGCGAAATGAAGGAGTTCTTCCCGGAAAATTCCGTGGAGTATTTCGTCTCCTACTACGACTACTACCAGCCGGAAGCCTACGTCCCTTCGTCGGACACTTATATCGAAAAGGATTCCTCCCTCAACGAGCACATCGAGCAGATGCGCTTGTCCGCCACCAAAGCCATCCTGGAACGCCACGACACGGTCATCGTCGCCACCGTCTCCGCCATCTACGGCCTGGGCGAACCGGCTTCCTATTTCGAGATGGTGCTGCATTTGATGCGCGGCGAAATGATCGAGCAGCGCACTTTGCTGCGACGCCTGACGGAGCTGCAATACGCCCGCAACGACACGGAGCTGAAGCGCGGCACCTTCCGCGTCAGGGGCGAAGTGATCGACGTATTCCCGGCCGAATCGGAAAAGGAAGCCGTGCGCATCGAACTGTTCGACGACGAAATCGAGCGCCTGTCGCTGTTCGATCCTTTAACGGGCGAAATCCTCTCCCGCATCGCCCGCTTCACCGTCTACCCGAAAACCCACTACGTCACCCCGCGCGACAAGCTGCTGGACGCGGTGGAAAACATCAAGGTGGAGCTGCGCCAGCGGCTGGAGCAGCTCTACGCCGAGAACAAACTGGTGGAAGCCCAGCGCCTGGAGCAGCGCACCCTGTTCGACATCGAAATGATCCTGGAAGTGGGCTACTGCTCCGGCATCGAAAACTACTCCCGCCATCTGTCCAGCCGCGGCCCCGGCCAGCCGCCGCCCACCCTGTTCGACTACCTGCCCGACGACGCCCTGATCTTCGTCGACGAAAGCCACGTCACCGTGCCCCAGGTGGGCGCCATGTACAAAGGCGACCGCTCGCGCAAGGAAACCCTGGTCAACTACGGCTTCCGCCTGCCTTCCGCCCTGGACAACCGCCCGCTCAAGTTCGAGGAATTCGAAGACAGAGGCCACCAGCGCATCTACATTTCCGCCACCCCGGCCAAATACGAGCTGGAGCACTCCGGCGGCGCGGTGGTGGAGCAGGTGGTAAGGCCCACCGGCTTGGTGGACCCGGAAGTGGAAATCCGCCCCGCCAGCAGCCAGGTGCAGGACCTGCTGGGCGAAGTGCGCCAGCGCGTTGCCAAGGACCAGCGCGTGCTGGTGACCACCCTGACCAAGCGCATGGCGGAAGACCTCACCGAATACCTCATGGACCACGACGTGAAAGTGCGCTATCTCCATTCGGACGTGGAAACCGTCGAGCGGGTGGAAATTATTCGGGATTTAAGACTGGGCAAGTTCGACGTGCTGGTGGGCATCAACCTGCTGCGCGAAGGCCTGGACATACCGGAAGTGTCGCTGGTGGCGATCCTCGATGCCGACAAGGAGGGCTTTTTGCGCTCCACCGTATCGCTGATCCAAACCATCGGCCGCGCCGCCCGCAACGTCCACGGCCGCGCCATCCTCTACGCCGACAAACTCACCGGCTCGATCGAACGGGCACTAGAGGAAACCGAACGCCGCCGCCACAAGCAGATCGAGCACAACCAAACCCACGGCATCGTTCCGACCAGCGCCACCCGCAACGTCAGCGACATCCTGGAACTGGCCATCCCCGGCCAAGGCCCGGCCGACGCCCCGCGCAAAGCCCGTAAAGTGGCCGAACCGCAAGCCGAATACAAAGTCCGCAAACCCGCCGAAGCGGCCAAGCTCATCAAACAGCTGGAAGAGAAAATGTACAAGCACGCCAAGGATTTGGAATTCGAGGAAGCCGCCAAACTGCGCGACGAGATACACCAGTTGCGGGAGACGTTTTTTAGTCCAGAATAG
- a CDS encoding DUF2442 domain-containing protein, producing MKLKRFEHREGYRFLLTFENGESTEVDLQKLIGAHVTPDGVHTARIDPEWGCLEFNCGAVDIEPKTLYHFAKTHGYKDAA from the coding sequence ATGAAACTCAAACGGTTTGAACATAGGGAAGGCTATCGGTTTCTTCTCACCTTTGAGAACGGCGAGTCGACAGAGGTTGATCTGCAAAAACTGATTGGCGCGCATGTGACACCCGATGGCGTGCATACCGCTCGAATCGATCCTGAGTGGGGATGCTTGGAGTTCAATTGTGGGGCGGTGGATATCGAGCCAAAGACGCTTTATCACTTTGCGAAGACGCATGGCTACAAGGACGCTGCCTAG
- a CDS encoding PD40 domain-containing protein, translated as MKVKQPISSFFLALSAVLGVQGVSHAMPGMSMPGGEGAEAPPTSHPMGGGLDSPGSNFEITYSADGKTAIFTSTRPGSIESGTPYNFDIWMARNVGGVWQAPVHLGPGVDPTVGPNINTSAWELEPSLSDDGNVIYFTRYQPGNLSTGDLYVAQKVDGVWQPARNWNDVPELPPINTATGEEHCPIIASDSLIYFNYQQPGVTQDSDIWKVEKKDGVWQKPQSLGPRINSPYRDHLHWTGLSKDGKSLIVTSNRPDLASRGGHDEWIAYQNPKGEWQEPLNLGDTINTVGEDMCWTFTPDGKKFTGGWGPQGSYNLAIRWVAKDDVPLLRNFEPMGPPPNLLSVKR; from the coding sequence ATGAAAGTGAAGCAGCCTATTTCAAGCTTTTTCTTGGCGCTGTCGGCGGTGCTGGGGGTACAAGGCGTTTCCCACGCGATGCCGGGCATGTCCATGCCGGGCGGGGAAGGGGCGGAGGCGCCGCCCACGTCCCATCCCATGGGCGGCGGGCTCGATTCCCCCGGCTCCAACTTCGAAATCACCTACAGCGCCGACGGCAAAACCGCCATTTTCACCTCGACCCGGCCGGGCAGCATCGAGTCGGGGACGCCTTACAACTTCGACATCTGGATGGCCCGTAACGTGGGCGGCGTTTGGCAGGCGCCCGTCCACCTGGGGCCGGGCGTCGATCCCACCGTGGGGCCGAACATCAACACTTCCGCCTGGGAGCTGGAGCCTAGCCTGTCCGACGACGGCAACGTCATCTATTTCACCCGCTACCAACCGGGCAACCTGTCCACCGGCGACCTTTACGTCGCCCAGAAAGTCGATGGCGTCTGGCAACCCGCCAGAAATTGGAACGACGTGCCGGAATTGCCGCCGATCAACACCGCGACCGGCGAAGAGCACTGCCCGATCATCGCCTCCGACAGCCTGATCTACTTCAACTACCAGCAGCCCGGCGTCACCCAGGACAGCGACATCTGGAAGGTCGAGAAGAAGGACGGCGTTTGGCAGAAACCGCAGAGCCTGGGGCCGAGGATCAATTCGCCCTACCGGGATCATTTGCACTGGACGGGGCTGTCCAAAGACGGCAAAAGCCTCATCGTCACCAGCAACCGGCCCGACCTCGCTTCGCGGGGCGGGCACGACGAATGGATCGCTTACCAGAACCCGAAAGGCGAATGGCAGGAACCCTTGAACCTGGGCGACACCATCAACACCGTCGGGGAGGACATGTGTTGGACCTTTACGCCCGATGGCAAGAAATTCACCGGGGGCTGGGGGCCGCAAGGCAGCTACAACCTGGCTATCCGCTGGGTCGCCAAGGACGACGTGCCGCTGTTGAGGAACTTCGAGCCCATGGGGCCGCCGCCCAATCTGCTTTCCGTCAAGCGGTAG
- a CDS encoding transaldolase family protein encodes MLELYLDSANLDEIRRLAPILPLAGVTTNPTIMAAGGLGLQRLLPELAAILGPHARIHVQVIGNTVEDIVAEARQLHALPYNIVVKIPAHAAGLAAIKQVKQQGIPVLATAIYNVQQGFLAALNGADYLAPYLNRIDNLGCDGLGAVADLQTLITHYRLPTKLLVASFKNVQQVLQVLKLGVGAVTVPLDIAGQMLNAPATDAAVDKFGEDWRTAFGERRSFET; translated from the coding sequence ATGCTGGAACTCTACCTAGACAGCGCGAACCTGGACGAAATCCGCCGGCTAGCGCCCATTCTGCCTTTGGCGGGCGTCACCACCAACCCCACCATCATGGCGGCCGGCGGCCTGGGCCTCCAGCGGCTGCTGCCGGAGCTGGCGGCAATCCTCGGCCCGCATGCCCGCATCCATGTACAGGTGATCGGCAACACGGTGGAGGACATCGTCGCCGAAGCCCGGCAACTGCACGCCCTGCCCTACAACATCGTCGTCAAAATCCCCGCCCACGCCGCTGGCCTTGCCGCCATCAAACAGGTCAAGCAGCAGGGCATTCCGGTGCTGGCCACAGCCATTTACAACGTGCAGCAGGGCTTTTTGGCCGCCTTGAACGGCGCGGATTACCTGGCGCCCTATCTCAACCGCATCGACAATCTCGGCTGCGACGGCCTGGGCGCGGTCGCCGATCTGCAAACGCTGATCACCCACTATCGACTGCCGACCAAGCTGCTGGTGGCCAGTTTCAAGAACGTTCAGCAGGTTTTGCAGGTATTGAAGCTCGGCGTGGGCGCCGTGACGGTGCCCTTGGACATCGCCGGCCAGATGCTCAACGCCCCGGCCACCGACGCCGCCGTGGACAAGTTCGGCGAGGACTGGCGGACGGCGTTCGGCGAACGGCGATCGTTTGAAACTTGA
- a CDS encoding copper resistance protein NlpE N-terminal domain-containing protein has translation MSLVFCGVLLALSGAAWAETDKEIQEKALMQRDALKHGGGAMEHAEHGGSADESANKYRGVFYGYLPCTESPDCAGLKMTLSLKHNGSYLLIIQPARPRNRETFEKGTYTWDDKNATVMLTPYNKDKPQRRLTVKSETSLLYVNNDGTAMPGSQSAYMLERSDAAGNREMHIH, from the coding sequence GTGTCGTTGGTTTTTTGCGGCGTCTTGCTGGCGCTGTCCGGCGCCGCCTGGGCCGAAACCGACAAGGAAATCCAGGAAAAAGCCCTCATGCAGCGCGACGCGCTCAAACACGGCGGCGGCGCGATGGAGCACGCGGAGCATGGCGGCAGCGCCGACGAATCCGCCAACAAGTACCGCGGCGTGTTTTACGGCTATCTGCCCTGCACCGAGTCGCCGGACTGCGCCGGCCTGAAAATGACCTTGTCGCTGAAACACAACGGCAGCTACCTGTTGATCATCCAACCGGCCAGGCCCCGCAACCGGGAAACCTTCGAAAAAGGCACCTACACCTGGGACGACAAAAACGCCACGGTCATGCTGACCCCCTACAACAAAGACAAGCCGCAGCGCCGTTTGACCGTCAAGAGTGAAACCAGCCTGCTGTACGTCAACAACGACGGCACCGCCATGCCCGGCAGCCAGTCCGCGTATATGCTGGAAAGAAGCGATGCGGCCGGCAACCGGGAAATGCATATCCATTGA
- a CDS encoding RiPP maturation radical SAM C-methyltransferase — protein sequence MDNLGMTEDSKIVFVTMPYGALERPAIGLGMLKSALASAGLNSDIVYANLRFAEKIGVPVYQALGNGFVEFFLGEWTFAGAAFPDFNPDVAEMFRYAEAETQRTGFKQRLKSDDIAATLRRVRAQGREFVRELASDIVKRKPAIVGCGSSFNQHCASLALLREIRRLDPDIITLMGGANCEGEMGVATKTAFDWVDFVVSGEGDEIIVPLCRALLQNGRNIDVRALPAGVIGAAPPDAAACGKARAPRAAVSDMDRVAIPDFDDYFAAIERMAVGKFIKPGLLYESSRGCWWGARSQCTFCGLNGSSIGYRSKSPERVLEELSVLSEKYAIKSFEFVDNILDMDYFNNVLPALAERGYTIFFETKSNLSRRHVKSLAEAGIKWIQPGIESIHDGMLKLIAKGCSAAINIQLLKWAEEFGVCIFWIFLVNLPHERDEWYAEMADIIPYIVHLQPPLSITPLQYHRFSRYHADPESYGVELKPLDIYKYIYPVSEQVLSDLVYFFELKAGAPAAVARPGFDRLTVALREWWGLYDDKASRPVLEMSDAGAALAIADTRSCAEKPQHLLSGLARTIYEACDSAQSVNGLIRTLRQQGDAADEDAVRAVLNDLLQSKLIAEVSGKFLGLAVRRSDNVLVGLSDFPGGRIAPEALEQAEPLGDSSV from the coding sequence ATGGATAATCTGGGAATGACGGAGGACAGCAAGATCGTTTTCGTCACCATGCCTTATGGCGCGCTGGAACGTCCCGCCATCGGCCTCGGCATGTTGAAATCCGCCCTGGCCTCGGCCGGCCTCAATAGCGATATTGTGTATGCCAATTTGCGGTTCGCCGAAAAAATCGGCGTGCCGGTTTATCAGGCCTTAGGCAACGGTTTCGTCGAGTTTTTCCTGGGGGAATGGACGTTCGCCGGGGCGGCTTTTCCCGATTTCAACCCGGATGTCGCCGAGATGTTCCGTTATGCCGAAGCGGAAACGCAGCGTACCGGTTTCAAGCAGAGGCTCAAATCCGACGATATCGCCGCGACGCTGAGGCGGGTACGCGCCCAGGGGCGCGAGTTTGTCCGCGAGTTGGCGAGCGATATCGTCAAGCGCAAGCCGGCCATCGTCGGCTGCGGTTCTTCCTTCAATCAGCATTGCGCCAGCTTGGCCTTGCTGCGCGAGATTCGCCGGCTGGATCCCGACATTATCACCCTCATGGGCGGGGCCAATTGCGAAGGCGAAATGGGCGTGGCCACCAAGACCGCTTTCGACTGGGTGGATTTTGTGGTTTCCGGTGAGGGTGACGAGATTATCGTGCCTTTGTGCCGCGCCTTGCTGCAAAACGGCAGGAATATCGACGTTCGCGCGCTGCCCGCCGGCGTTATCGGCGCCGCCCCGCCGGACGCCGCTGCTTGCGGCAAGGCGCGGGCGCCGAGGGCGGCGGTCAGCGATATGGACCGGGTCGCCATACCGGATTTCGACGATTATTTTGCGGCCATCGAGCGGATGGCCGTCGGCAAGTTCATCAAGCCGGGCCTGCTGTACGAGTCGTCCCGCGGTTGCTGGTGGGGTGCGCGCTCGCAATGCACTTTCTGCGGCTTGAACGGCTCCAGCATCGGCTATCGTTCCAAGTCTCCCGAACGCGTGTTGGAAGAGTTGTCGGTATTGTCGGAAAAATACGCTATCAAGAGCTTCGAGTTTGTCGACAATATTTTGGATATGGATTATTTCAATAATGTATTGCCGGCGCTTGCGGAGAGAGGCTACACGATTTTTTTCGAAACCAAGTCGAATCTTAGTCGCCGGCACGTGAAGTCGCTGGCCGAGGCCGGCATAAAATGGATACAGCCCGGTATCGAAAGCATCCACGACGGCATGCTGAAACTGATCGCCAAAGGGTGCAGCGCGGCGATCAATATTCAGTTGCTGAAATGGGCCGAGGAGTTCGGGGTTTGCATATTTTGGATATTTCTGGTCAACCTTCCGCATGAGCGGGACGAGTGGTACGCGGAGATGGCGGATATTATCCCGTATATTGTCCACCTCCAGCCGCCGTTGAGCATAACGCCGTTGCAATACCATCGCTTCAGCCGATACCACGCCGATCCCGAGAGTTATGGCGTGGAGTTGAAGCCGCTGGATATTTACAAATACATCTACCCGGTTTCCGAACAGGTATTGTCGGACTTGGTTTATTTCTTCGAACTCAAAGCGGGCGCTCCGGCCGCCGTCGCTCGCCCGGGTTTCGACCGGCTGACCGTGGCGCTGCGCGAGTGGTGGGGGCTATATGACGACAAGGCGTCCCGGCCGGTGCTGGAAATGAGCGACGCGGGGGCGGCCCTAGCCATTGCCGATACCCGTTCTTGCGCGGAAAAACCGCAGCACTTGCTGTCCGGCTTGGCCCGGACGATCTACGAGGCCTGCGACAGCGCGCAATCGGTGAACGGGCTGATCCGCACTTTGCGGCAGCAGGGGGACGCGGCCGATGAGGACGCGGTTCGCGCGGTGCTCAACGATCTGCTGCAAAGCAAGCTGATCGCCGAGGTTTCCGGCAAATTCCTCGGTCTGGCGGTGAGGCGGTCGGACAACGTGCTGGTCGGGTTGTCGGATTTTCCCGGAGGGCGCATCGCCCCGGAAGCTTTGGAGCAGGCCGAGCCCCTGGGCGATTCGTCGGTCTAG
- a CDS encoding alpha/beta fold hydrolase, which produces MAVKPSSRWIFLRGLVRESEHWDDFPQRFAQALPGAEVRCLDLPGNGEHWRLNSPPNLREAMEFARREAWETADGPTAPQTPVYLLSISMGSMAALEWASRYPQEIAGAVLINTSLSGLNPLYRRLSWRSWPLLLRILATTDAAARERLILRLTSNRAADAALIAARVATYQRRPVRWSNVLRQLWAAARYRPPPAKPAVPLLLLNSLGDRMVAPSCTTEIAALWTVPCLTHPWAGHDLPLNHPAWVIAAVREWMAANIDRPHAA; this is translated from the coding sequence ATGGCGGTTAAGCCTTCCTCGCGCTGGATTTTCCTGCGCGGCCTGGTGCGGGAAAGCGAGCACTGGGACGATTTCCCCCAGCGCTTCGCCCAAGCGTTGCCCGGCGCCGAGGTGCGCTGCCTGGATCTGCCGGGCAACGGCGAGCACTGGCGCTTGAACAGCCCGCCGAACCTGCGGGAAGCCATGGAATTTGCCCGCCGCGAAGCCTGGGAAACGGCGGACGGCCCGACGGCGCCGCAAACGCCGGTTTACCTGCTCTCCATTTCCATGGGCTCCATGGCCGCCCTGGAATGGGCAAGCCGATACCCGCAGGAAATCGCCGGCGCGGTGTTGATCAACACCAGCCTCAGCGGGCTCAATCCCCTCTACCGCCGCCTGTCCTGGCGCAGCTGGCCGCTGCTGCTGCGCATTCTCGCCACCACCGACGCGGCCGCCCGCGAACGGCTGATTCTGCGGCTGACGTCCAACCGCGCGGCGGACGCCGCCTTGATCGCGGCGCGGGTGGCGACCTACCAGCGGCGGCCGGTGCGCTGGTCGAACGTGCTGCGTCAACTGTGGGCCGCGGCACGCTACCGCCCTCCGCCCGCGAAACCCGCCGTGCCGCTGCTACTGCTGAACAGCCTGGGCGACCGCATGGTGGCCCCCTCCTGCACCACCGAAATCGCCGCCCTGTGGACCGTCCCCTGCCTGACCCACCCCTGGGCCGGCCACGACCTGCCCCTGAACCATCCCGCGTGGGTCATCGCCGCCGTGCGGGAGTGGATGGCCGCCAATATCGACCGGCCGCACGCCGCCTAG
- a CDS encoding DUF2817 domain-containing protein: protein MKLTETHHPAWRLLPELRELLFLARRAQGLARVETLARLECDGHHFPLLAFRFGPSDPTAPVLALFGGVHGLERIGTRVVTSYLQTVLSLARWDRSTQRLLEETRLLVVPLVNPVGMYWQRRSNGNFVDIMRNAPVEAEGVAGWQIFGGHRLSPRLPWYRGQEGAPLETETQAVCDLVRREVFPAKVALSIDVHSGYGKVDRLWFPYAKTKTPFASVPQAMALKHLLDKAYGNHIYRVEPQCREYLAHGDLWDYLYDDYRQRQPQGDYIPFTLEMGSWLWVKKNWRQLFSLPGIFNPRLPHRERRILRRHTPLLDLLLRAVQSPEPWTQLNHAKRQRLLRHGHDLWYGG, encoded by the coding sequence ATGAAGCTGACGGAAACACATCACCCCGCCTGGCGGCTGCTGCCCGAACTGCGGGAACTCCTCTTTCTCGCGCGGCGAGCCCAGGGCCTGGCGCGGGTGGAAACCCTGGCGCGGCTCGAATGCGACGGCCACCACTTTCCCCTGCTGGCTTTCCGCTTCGGCCCCAGCGACCCGACCGCGCCGGTCCTGGCCCTGTTCGGCGGCGTTCACGGCTTGGAACGCATCGGCACCCGGGTGGTGACCTCCTACCTGCAAACCGTCCTGTCGTTGGCGCGATGGGACCGCAGCACCCAGCGCCTGCTCGAGGAAACGCGCCTGCTGGTGGTGCCGCTGGTCAATCCGGTAGGCATGTATTGGCAACGGCGCTCCAACGGCAACTTCGTTGACATCATGCGCAACGCGCCGGTGGAGGCCGAGGGCGTGGCCGGCTGGCAGATTTTCGGCGGCCATCGCCTGTCGCCCCGGCTGCCCTGGTACCGGGGCCAGGAAGGCGCGCCGCTGGAAACGGAGACGCAAGCGGTTTGCGACCTCGTGCGACGGGAGGTTTTCCCGGCCAAAGTGGCGCTCAGCATCGACGTGCATTCGGGATACGGCAAAGTGGACCGCTTGTGGTTTCCCTACGCCAAGACCAAAACCCCGTTCGCCTCCGTGCCGCAAGCGATGGCGCTGAAGCATTTGCTGGACAAGGCATACGGCAACCATATCTACCGCGTCGAGCCGCAATGCCGGGAATACCTGGCCCACGGCGACCTATGGGACTATCTCTACGACGACTACCGGCAACGGCAACCGCAGGGCGACTACATTCCCTTCACCCTGGAAATGGGCTCTTGGCTGTGGGTCAAGAAAAACTGGCGCCAGCTGTTTTCCCTGCCCGGCATCTTCAACCCGCGCTTGCCGCACCGGGAACGGCGCATCCTGCGGCGCCACACGCCGCTGCTGGACCTGCTGCTGCGCGCGGTGCAATCGCCGGAGCCGTGGACCCAGCTCAATCACGCCAAACGGCAACGCTTGCTGCGACACGGCCACGATCTCTGGTATGGCGGTTAA